From a region of the Acidobacteriota bacterium genome:
- a CDS encoding FAD-binding oxidoreductase: protein MSDRADVVIVGGGVVGCSAAWHLRQDGFTGRILVVERDPTYQRASSYLAMGGIRQQFCTPVTVQMVQFSVELWKRFDQALGTPAKRPHAWFRQRGYLFLANGATSTALTNRYHEEKQAGASVRMVAVDELQQMLPGVMLDDILFGVLGDQDGYANPREVLAGFRAGAELAGAEFLADEVIAIDRKHGAVTGVRLAGGAAIAAPVVVNAAGPWAGRLAALAGVTVPVEPLRQMLFRCTLPRPWPSRFPMLIDPGGVHWRHDDATDPGGPDKIILAFTNWHEKPGENLAADDDRWKKDFYPAMVNRAPDLHDVTEVQGWAGLYEMTPDHNPVLGPHPGLAGFIFANGFSGHGLMMSPATGKVVSEFVRLGRSETFDVAIFAPDRFERGALIHDAATI from the coding sequence CGGCCTGGCACCTGCGCCAGGACGGCTTCACCGGCCGCATTCTCGTCGTCGAACGCGACCCGACGTACCAGCGCGCGTCCTCGTACCTGGCGATGGGCGGCATCCGCCAGCAGTTCTGCACACCGGTGACCGTGCAGATGGTGCAGTTCAGCGTCGAGTTGTGGAAGCGGTTCGACCAGGCCCTGGGCACGCCGGCCAAGCGCCCGCACGCGTGGTTTCGTCAGCGCGGCTATCTCTTCCTCGCCAACGGCGCCACGTCCACCGCGTTGACGAACCGCTATCACGAAGAGAAGCAGGCTGGCGCGTCGGTGCGCATGGTGGCCGTTGACGAGTTGCAGCAGATGCTGCCGGGCGTCATGCTCGACGACATCCTGTTCGGCGTGCTTGGCGACCAGGACGGCTACGCCAATCCGCGCGAGGTGCTGGCCGGTTTTCGTGCCGGGGCCGAACTGGCCGGCGCCGAGTTTCTCGCTGATGAGGTCATCGCCATCGATCGAAAACACGGCGCGGTGACCGGTGTGCGCCTCGCCGGCGGCGCGGCCATCGCCGCGCCGGTGGTCGTGAACGCCGCGGGGCCGTGGGCCGGACGGCTTGCCGCACTCGCCGGAGTGACGGTCCCGGTCGAACCGCTGCGCCAGATGCTGTTCCGCTGCACGCTACCCCGCCCGTGGCCCTCGCGCTTCCCCATGCTGATCGATCCCGGCGGCGTGCACTGGCGGCACGACGATGCCACCGACCCGGGCGGGCCGGACAAGATCATCCTGGCCTTCACGAACTGGCATGAGAAGCCGGGCGAGAACCTGGCCGCCGACGACGACCGGTGGAAGAAGGACTTCTACCCGGCCATGGTCAATCGCGCGCCCGACCTGCATGACGTCACCGAGGTGCAGGGTTGGGCCGGGCTGTACGAGATGACCCCGGACCACAACCCGGTACTCGGGCCGCATCCGGGGCTGGCCGGGTTCATCTTCGCGAACGGCTTCAGCGGACATGGGCTGATGATGTCGCCCGCGACCGGGAAGGTCGTCAGCGAGTTCGTGCGGCTGGGGCGGTCGGAGACGTTCGATGTAGCGATCTTCGCGCCCGACCGTTTCGAGCGCGGCGCCCTGATCCACGACGCCGCGACCATCTGA